From Cecembia calidifontis, one genomic window encodes:
- a CDS encoding ligand-binding sensor domain-containing protein: MTKVLQSILFFSLIIQVQAQEFGIPFSKYYSSKEYNGGIQNFSIGQDQNGLIYVANNFGLLEYDGTSWDRYALPNSTKIRDLLIENNGRVYIAGQGQLGYFRPNKIGYLEFISWLPQLPLKYQNVEEVWKVFKINGKYVFCTFKNIFIFDQNGSLVNIVESLGDFESFHLSNNQLYFQDSERGLMKLEKNKAILISDIPSLKNDLISGILESTTGALKIFTEKGQVFLLTTQNLSAWTPTALPKFSKVNKAIRLRNGNIAIGTQYDGIYIIKENGSLELHMNLEKGLQNNTVISIFEDRGGNLWLGHNNGITLLELSLPFRLIGPQKGVFGTGYTAKFFEDEIYLGTNVEVNKISANGEILTKISNSEGQAYSFGLIEKNLLLGHNEGAYLIKNNRAEYIPGIKGIWCFLPLKDNPKLIIAGTYNGLALFEEKEGKYAFIRKIKGFEESSRLIQQDELGNLWMSHGYKGVYKLTLSEDLTEVTARFYGNKDGLPTNLLNSVWKIGGRLVFTTEYGIYVYNPATNRFEKDQVLNPYFEKDFLVTSLVEDPIGNIFYIGSMEVGVLEKQADGSYQKNHQIFNKIIPLLNDDLQNVSLLRSNEVIFAANEGFIWYKLDINKVLPPPYPTFIKAVYLTKPSDSLLALGKHVELMEQKFGSESKGKGLQLPFNQADIRFEFTNSIPNNENTTQFRFWLEGLEKEFGDWTQKRDKAYTNLSEGNYTFYLQSKDLYGQISEAIPFTFTVLPPWYRTTTAWFFYLSAAILALFIVSRRVDKQYQKKTQAITAEQRKELEQKSNDLKNSQKELKKLKTEKLEAEIQSKNKELASATMHLLNKNGFIDQTKSHLAQIIKKSKNQEVKNELQKVIQSIDKNIAEDDDWHQFEIHFDQVHGDFMDRFKKAHPTLSPQEIKLTAYLRMNLSTKEIAYLMNISPRGVEIARYRLRKKLQLERSENLQEFILKF, from the coding sequence ATGACAAAGGTTCTACAGAGTATTCTTTTCTTTTCCCTCATCATCCAAGTTCAGGCACAGGAATTTGGCATACCATTTTCAAAATATTACTCCAGTAAGGAATACAATGGTGGCATCCAGAATTTCTCCATTGGTCAAGATCAAAATGGTTTGATTTACGTGGCCAATAATTTCGGTCTTTTGGAATACGATGGGACCTCCTGGGACAGGTATGCGCTACCCAATAGCACTAAGATCAGGGACTTACTCATTGAGAACAACGGAAGGGTTTACATTGCAGGTCAAGGGCAATTGGGATATTTTCGACCCAATAAAATCGGATACTTGGAATTCATTTCTTGGCTTCCCCAATTACCCTTGAAATACCAAAATGTGGAGGAGGTTTGGAAAGTGTTTAAAATAAATGGAAAATATGTATTCTGTACTTTTAAAAACATTTTCATTTTTGACCAAAATGGTTCCTTGGTGAACATCGTTGAAAGCTTGGGAGATTTTGAAAGTTTTCACCTGAGTAATAATCAGCTTTATTTTCAGGATTCTGAAAGGGGCTTAATGAAACTCGAAAAAAATAAGGCCATTCTTATTTCAGACATTCCCAGTCTCAAAAATGATCTGATCAGTGGAATTCTTGAAAGTACTACAGGGGCATTAAAAATTTTTACAGAAAAAGGTCAGGTTTTCCTTTTGACTACACAAAACCTATCAGCCTGGACACCTACTGCGCTTCCCAAATTCAGTAAAGTCAATAAAGCCATTAGACTTAGAAATGGAAATATCGCCATCGGAACGCAATATGATGGTATCTATATTATCAAAGAAAATGGCAGCCTGGAACTCCATATGAATCTGGAAAAGGGATTGCAAAACAATACGGTGATTTCAATTTTTGAAGATAGAGGGGGCAATTTATGGCTGGGACACAACAATGGGATTACACTTCTTGAATTAAGCTTACCATTTAGATTGATCGGTCCACAAAAAGGCGTTTTCGGTACCGGTTACACTGCAAAGTTTTTTGAGGATGAGATATACCTTGGGACCAATGTGGAGGTCAACAAAATCTCCGCCAATGGAGAAATATTGACCAAAATCTCCAATTCTGAAGGACAGGCTTATAGTTTTGGCCTCATTGAAAAAAATCTTTTGCTGGGACACAATGAGGGTGCATATTTAATAAAAAACAACAGGGCGGAATACATCCCGGGAATAAAAGGGATATGGTGTTTTCTACCATTAAAAGATAACCCCAAATTAATCATAGCTGGCACATACAATGGACTGGCTTTATTTGAGGAAAAGGAAGGAAAATACGCCTTTATCAGAAAAATAAAAGGGTTTGAAGAATCATCTAGACTGATCCAACAAGATGAATTAGGAAACCTATGGATGTCACATGGATATAAAGGGGTCTATAAATTGACCCTTTCTGAAGACCTCACAGAAGTTACGGCAAGGTTTTACGGAAACAAAGACGGCTTACCAACCAATTTGTTGAATTCCGTTTGGAAAATTGGGGGCAGGCTTGTCTTTACCACAGAATATGGAATTTATGTGTATAACCCAGCAACAAACCGGTTTGAAAAAGATCAGGTCCTTAATCCATATTTTGAAAAGGACTTCTTGGTCACCAGTTTGGTTGAAGATCCTATTGGCAATATTTTTTATATCGGAAGCATGGAAGTTGGGGTATTGGAAAAACAAGCAGATGGTTCTTATCAAAAAAACCATCAGATATTCAATAAAATAATTCCCCTATTGAATGATGACCTGCAAAATGTATCCCTGCTGAGGTCCAATGAGGTGATTTTCGCAGCCAATGAAGGATTTATCTGGTACAAGCTTGATATCAATAAGGTGTTGCCTCCCCCCTATCCGACTTTTATTAAGGCAGTTTATTTGACCAAACCCAGTGATTCACTTTTGGCCTTGGGAAAGCATGTAGAATTGATGGAACAAAAATTCGGATCAGAAAGCAAAGGCAAGGGTTTACAGCTCCCTTTTAACCAAGCTGATATACGCTTTGAATTTACCAATAGCATTCCAAACAATGAAAATACCACACAATTCAGATTTTGGTTGGAAGGACTGGAAAAAGAATTTGGAGATTGGACCCAAAAGAGGGATAAAGCCTATACCAATTTGAGCGAAGGTAATTATACATTTTATCTTCAAAGCAAAGATTTATATGGCCAGATTTCAGAGGCCATACCATTTACTTTTACGGTATTGCCTCCTTGGTACAGGACAACAACGGCCTGGTTTTTTTATTTGTCAGCCGCCATTTTGGCCTTATTTATTGTTTCCAGAAGAGTGGACAAACAATACCAAAAAAAGACCCAGGCCATCACCGCTGAACAAAGAAAAGAATTGGAACAAAAATCCAATGATCTCAAAAATTCACAAAAGGAATTAAAAAAACTAAAAACCGAAAAATTAGAAGCAGAAATCCAGAGCAAAAACAAGGAACTGGCATCTGCTACCATGCACTTATTGAACAAAAACGGGTTTATTGATCAGACAAAAAGCCATTTAGCCCAAATCATCAAAAAAAGTAAAAACCAGGAGGTAAAAAATGAGCTTCAAAAAGTCATTCAAAGTATAGATAAAAATATAGCGGAAGATGATGATTGGCATCAGTTTGAGATCCATTTTGATCAAGTTCATGGGGATTTCATGGATAGGTTCAAGAAAGCTCATCCGACTTTAAGTCCACAGGAAATCAAATTGACTGCCTATCTGAGAATGAATCTTTCCACTAAGGAAATTGCGTATTTGATGAATATCAGTCCCCGGGGAGTGGAAATAGCGCGTTACCGGTTGAGAAAGAAACTTCAGTTGGAAAGAAGTGAAAACCTTCAGGAATTCATTTTGAAATTCTAA
- a CDS encoding NAD(P)H-dependent oxidoreductase, producing MNHTINSLHWRYAAKRMNGQKVPAEKLENILEAIRLTATSNGLQPFTILVIEDKETREKLHEAAFKQPQVVEGSHLLVFAAWKKVTADQIDTYFDMVYKERNLEQGSLEQYANFLKSHFGKQTEEEQFGWASKQAYIALGTALVAAAEEKVDSTPMEGFNAKEVDRILGLNEQGMGSTALLALGYRDEKEDHMVNAKKVRRPKDKLFIKI from the coding sequence ATGAACCATACCATAAATAGTTTACATTGGCGCTATGCGGCCAAAAGAATGAACGGTCAAAAAGTGCCAGCTGAAAAATTGGAAAATATTCTGGAAGCCATCAGATTGACAGCCACCTCCAATGGACTTCAACCATTTACCATTTTGGTCATAGAGGACAAAGAAACAAGGGAAAAACTCCATGAAGCAGCTTTTAAACAACCACAAGTAGTGGAAGGATCCCATTTGTTAGTATTTGCAGCCTGGAAAAAAGTTACAGCGGATCAAATCGACACCTATTTTGATATGGTGTATAAAGAGCGGAACTTAGAGCAAGGTTCATTAGAACAATATGCCAACTTTTTGAAAAGCCATTTTGGAAAACAGACAGAGGAGGAACAATTCGGCTGGGCATCCAAGCAAGCCTATATCGCGCTGGGAACTGCTTTGGTTGCCGCTGCAGAGGAAAAAGTGGACAGCACGCCCATGGAAGGCTTCAATGCCAAAGAAGTGGACCGCATCTTAGGGCTAAATGAACAAGGAATGGGTAGTACCGCCTTGCTGGCATTGGGGTATAGAGACGAGAAAGAAGACCATATGGTAAATGCCAAAAAAGTAAGAAGGCCAAAAGACAAATTGTTTATCAAGATTTAA
- a CDS encoding PqqD family protein, whose translation MLKIRKNIAISDSGFVFDPLSGESYSLNPIGLEILQLIKNGQSFEAVSKHILEKYEVDAETFERYYYDFLATLKLFHLTEPD comes from the coding sequence ATGCTTAAAATCAGGAAAAATATCGCCATCAGTGATTCAGGATTTGTTTTCGACCCGCTTTCCGGGGAGTCCTATTCACTGAATCCAATAGGATTGGAGATTCTCCAATTGATCAAAAATGGGCAGTCTTTTGAGGCTGTATCAAAGCATATTTTGGAAAAATACGAAGTGGATGCCGAAACATTTGAAAGGTATTATTACGACTTCCTTGCCACTTTGAAGCTATTCCATCTTACTGAACCTGACTGA
- a CDS encoding ATP-grasp domain-containing protein, whose product MKKLTIGLSGLNNIDSPGPGIPVIRGIKDSKILNARIVGLAYENLEPGAYMHDLVDKTYKVPYPSDGVEPLLDRLRYIQEREHLDVLIPNFDSELFTFMKSEKVLQDMGIKTFLPTLKQFEERHKSNLPEYGKKYGVKVPYSEPITSVQDFVQHRDKFEFPVVVKGKFYDAHIAYDLDQVAMYFNKIAAKWGLPIVIQEFVKGTEVNVIALGDGKGNTIGAVPMRKTYITDKGKAWGGITLEDPAMMELTDKIISQTQWRGGMELELIRTSKDELYMIEINPRLPAWVYLAVAAGQNLPEALVRLALGEDVKPFQGYQVGKMFIRYSFDMITDLHEFEQLATKGEL is encoded by the coding sequence ATGAAAAAATTAACCATAGGTCTTTCCGGCCTCAACAACATCGACAGCCCTGGTCCTGGAATCCCGGTAATTCGGGGCATTAAGGATTCCAAAATATTGAATGCAAGGATTGTTGGTTTGGCTTACGAAAACCTGGAGCCTGGAGCCTACATGCATGACCTGGTGGACAAAACCTATAAAGTCCCCTACCCTTCGGACGGTGTGGAACCCTTGCTGGACCGGCTTCGGTACATTCAGGAAAGAGAACATCTGGATGTTCTGATTCCCAATTTTGATTCGGAGCTTTTCACCTTTATGAAGTCTGAAAAAGTACTTCAGGATATGGGCATCAAGACATTCCTGCCAACTTTAAAGCAATTTGAAGAAAGACATAAATCCAACCTGCCGGAATATGGCAAAAAATACGGAGTGAAAGTTCCATACAGCGAGCCAATCACGAGTGTTCAGGATTTTGTACAGCACCGTGACAAATTCGAATTCCCGGTAGTAGTAAAGGGCAAGTTTTACGATGCTCATATAGCTTATGATTTGGATCAAGTCGCTATGTACTTTAATAAGATTGCCGCCAAGTGGGGGCTACCTATTGTAATTCAGGAATTTGTCAAAGGGACGGAGGTAAATGTCATAGCCCTTGGAGATGGTAAAGGCAATACCATTGGTGCTGTACCCATGCGAAAAACTTACATCACAGACAAAGGAAAAGCCTGGGGCGGCATCACTTTGGAAGATCCGGCAATGATGGAATTGACTGATAAGATCATATCCCAGACCCAATGGAGGGGAGGAATGGAATTGGAGCTAATCCGAACATCCAAAGACGAACTCTATATGATCGAAATCAACCCCAGATTACCTGCTTGGGTTTATCTGGCTGTTGCCGCCGGCCAAAACCTTCCTGAGGCATTGGTCCGACTTGCCTTAGGTGAAGACGTAAAGCCTTTCCAAGGATATCAGGTCGGAAAGATGTTCATAAGATATTCTTTTGACATGATTACCGATTTACACGAATTTGAACAATTGGCCACCAAAGGTGAGCTCTAA
- a CDS encoding alanine racemase yields the protein MEKLTFERPIIQRLNAGLPSKYGMARKLDPISHIDGVSIKSLIDEFGSPLFILSETTIRRTYKEAYRAFSSRYPKVQFAWSYKTNYLNAICNIFHQEGAWAEVVSGFEYDKAIANGVPGEMVIFNGPDKSTEDLRKAIQNSSLIHIDHFDELYEIIHLSKEMKERPKVAIRVNMDVGIYPKWDRFGFNFENGEAWDALNRIMASKNLDLIGLHTHIGTYMMTTEAYRIAASKLAQLTVGLEKKHGHVIQYIDMGGGFASKNTLRGAYYPGTDTAPSFDDFAEAITAALLSSEIKPEHLPMLLLETGRALIDEAGYLAGTVLANKRLSDGRRATIIDAGVNLLFTAFWYEHDIRPIEPISEQSEDTTIYGPLCMNIDVIRGNVMFPLLKKGDHYVIRRVGAYNNTQWLQFINMRPNIILLDKDGKAHLIRKQETLETINSQEITPEHLKNFHI from the coding sequence ATGGAAAAGTTAACTTTTGAAAGACCCATCATCCAAAGACTTAATGCCGGATTGCCCAGCAAATATGGCATGGCAAGGAAACTGGACCCTATTTCCCATATAGACGGAGTTTCTATAAAATCACTGATTGATGAATTTGGATCTCCCCTTTTCATCCTTTCGGAAACTACCATCCGCCGGACTTACAAGGAAGCATACAGGGCATTCAGTTCACGCTATCCAAAAGTACAATTTGCCTGGTCTTATAAAACCAACTATCTCAATGCCATTTGCAACATTTTTCATCAGGAAGGAGCATGGGCTGAGGTAGTTTCAGGCTTTGAATATGACAAAGCGATTGCCAATGGTGTTCCGGGTGAAATGGTCATTTTCAATGGACCTGACAAAAGCACGGAAGATCTCCGAAAAGCCATTCAAAACAGTTCTTTGATCCATATTGACCATTTCGATGAACTTTATGAAATCATCCATCTATCCAAGGAGATGAAAGAAAGGCCTAAAGTAGCCATCCGGGTCAATATGGATGTGGGAATTTATCCTAAATGGGACCGGTTTGGTTTCAACTTTGAGAACGGAGAAGCTTGGGATGCTCTTAATAGGATAATGGCCAGCAAAAACCTGGATCTCATAGGACTCCACACCCACATAGGTACTTACATGATGACCACAGAGGCATATCGGATCGCAGCATCCAAATTGGCCCAATTGACTGTTGGTCTGGAAAAAAAACATGGGCATGTCATTCAGTACATTGATATGGGAGGCGGATTTGCTTCTAAAAACACCCTGCGGGGGGCTTATTACCCCGGAACGGACACCGCACCTTCCTTTGATGATTTTGCCGAAGCCATTACGGCTGCATTGCTCAGTTCCGAAATCAAACCGGAGCATCTGCCAATGCTCCTACTGGAGACAGGAAGGGCACTGATAGATGAAGCAGGTTATCTGGCAGGTACAGTCCTTGCTAACAAAAGGCTTTCCGATGGAAGAAGGGCTACCATCATTGATGCTGGTGTCAACCTGCTCTTTACCGCATTTTGGTATGAACATGATATACGGCCCATCGAGCCTATTTCAGAGCAGAGTGAAGACACTACCATCTATGGTCCTTTGTGTATGAATATAGATGTCATCAGGGGCAATGTGATGTTTCCTCTCCTTAAAAAAGGTGACCATTATGTCATAAGGAGAGTTGGAGCTTACAATAATACCCAATGGCTCCAATTCATCAATATGCGCCCAAACATCATTCTTCTGGACAAAGATGGCAAAGCCCACCTGATCAGAAAGCAGGAAACTTTAGAAACCATCAATTCCCAGGAAATTACACCTGAGCACCTCAAAAACTTCCATATTTAA
- a CDS encoding urea transporter, whose product MKRLQWFPQALFNSYAQVFFSNNKWFGIILLLLTFIDFYVGLYGLISVATALLTAYFIGLYEFNIRQGYYGFNALLVGVGLAIYFQPGPLLLFLIVVSGILTLFISLAFEGFLGKYGLPFLSLPFITVFWLLRLASRQFEALGLSERGIYVLNELYILGGSKLVTMYEWWNQIPFPSSLKTYFLSLGAIFFQQNVFAGVFAALGLLIYSRIGFTLSLLGFYTAYLFYFLLKVPFTEISFSYIGFNYILTAVALGGFFIIPNKSSYLSLLLIIPMVTVLSISLQEILNIFYLPVHSFPFNLAVLTVLYGLKFRTDNRIGLSTIFWQQNSPEKNLYQFTNFMERFGKKSPIPIYLPFFGEWTVTQGHNGPYTHKDDWKHAWDFEIMDEEGKTFKNQGDFPSDYYGYDKNILAPADGTIEEVVNEIEENPIGTRNLEKNWGNTIIIKHADFLYSKLSHLKKGSIIPKKGDKVKRGDIIARMGNSGNSPYPHLHFQIQATPYIGSKTIDYPLSDVWMRYQGKESLKSVANPPMGAVVSSLTPHPVLKKAFSFVIGDQLKFNDEDGKEIVWHVKRDYYTLIRYLECETSGSKAYFRLDDAMLHFTHFEGDRKSVLYLFFLAAYKVSFGFTNGLELKDSFPVNIIFDPRKIILQDFFAPFYRYLKGDYSLKYPENGKGLSLKPLELKSKVIKSSFGRSLETSSFEFVLDHTGIKRFQFPSKSSKHDLSWIEAS is encoded by the coding sequence ATGAAAAGGCTCCAATGGTTCCCACAGGCCCTGTTCAATAGCTATGCACAGGTATTCTTTTCCAACAACAAATGGTTTGGAATCATCCTTTTGTTATTGACCTTTATTGATTTCTATGTGGGGCTTTACGGCTTGATTTCCGTGGCCACAGCACTCCTGACGGCCTATTTCATTGGACTCTATGAATTCAACATACGTCAGGGTTATTATGGTTTTAACGCTCTGCTCGTGGGTGTGGGTTTGGCCATTTACTTTCAGCCGGGACCATTGTTGCTCTTTCTGATCGTAGTTTCCGGGATATTGACCCTATTTATTTCCCTGGCCTTTGAGGGCTTTTTGGGGAAATATGGCCTGCCTTTTCTGAGTTTGCCCTTCATTACAGTTTTTTGGCTTCTTCGCTTGGCATCCCGTCAGTTCGAAGCTTTGGGTTTGAGCGAAAGGGGGATTTATGTACTCAATGAATTATACATTTTGGGAGGAAGCAAACTGGTAACCATGTATGAATGGTGGAATCAGATTCCATTCCCCTCTTCACTCAAAACCTACTTTCTATCCTTAGGGGCCATCTTTTTTCAACAAAACGTTTTCGCCGGGGTATTTGCTGCCTTAGGCTTACTGATTTATTCCAGGATAGGGTTTACCCTTTCTTTGTTGGGCTTCTATACTGCCTACCTCTTTTATTTTTTACTAAAAGTGCCCTTTACAGAAATCTCATTTAGTTACATCGGCTTCAATTACATACTTACCGCTGTAGCATTGGGAGGTTTTTTTATAATTCCGAACAAAAGCTCTTACCTCAGCCTTCTGCTGATCATTCCTATGGTCACTGTGCTTAGTATTTCTTTGCAGGAAATATTAAACATTTTTTATTTGCCCGTTCATTCTTTCCCCTTTAATCTGGCCGTTTTGACAGTTTTGTATGGACTGAAATTTAGAACAGACAACAGGATTGGCCTGAGTACCATTTTCTGGCAGCAGAACTCCCCGGAAAAAAACCTCTACCAATTCACGAATTTTATGGAACGTTTCGGTAAGAAAAGCCCTATACCCATCTATCTCCCATTTTTTGGCGAATGGACAGTCACTCAAGGACACAATGGCCCCTATACCCACAAGGATGACTGGAAGCATGCTTGGGATTTTGAAATTATGGATGAAGAAGGTAAAACCTTTAAAAATCAAGGGGATTTTCCTTCTGATTATTACGGTTATGACAAGAACATTTTGGCTCCGGCCGATGGCACAATAGAGGAAGTGGTCAATGAGATTGAAGAAAATCCCATTGGAACCAGAAATCTGGAAAAAAATTGGGGAAATACAATCATCATCAAGCATGCCGATTTTCTTTACAGTAAATTGAGCCATTTGAAAAAAGGAAGCATCATTCCCAAAAAAGGAGATAAGGTAAAAAGAGGGGATATCATAGCCAGAATGGGAAATTCAGGTAATTCTCCCTACCCTCATCTTCATTTCCAAATTCAAGCGACCCCTTATATCGGCTCTAAAACCATAGATTACCCACTTTCAGATGTATGGATGAGATATCAGGGAAAGGAATCCTTAAAGTCTGTAGCCAATCCTCCCATGGGCGCAGTGGTATCCTCTTTGACGCCACATCCTGTTCTTAAAAAGGCCTTCTCCTTTGTGATAGGGGATCAATTGAAGTTCAATGATGAAGATGGAAAAGAAATTGTATGGCATGTAAAAAGAGATTATTACACCCTTATCAGGTATTTGGAATGTGAAACAAGTGGGTCAAAAGCCTATTTCAGACTGGATGATGCTATGCTCCATTTCACCCATTTTGAAGGTGACCGCAAATCTGTTTTGTACCTATTCTTTTTGGCTGCCTACAAAGTCAGCTTTGGTTTTACCAACGGGCTGGAATTAAAAGACAGCTTTCCTGTAAATATCATTTTTGACCCAAGAAAAATAATCCTTCAGGACTTTTTCGCCCCGTTCTACCGATACCTGAAAGGAGATTACAGCTTGAAATACCCGGAAAATGGTAAGGGACTTTCGCTTAAGCCCCTTGAATTAAAGAGTAAAGTTATCAAGAGCTCCTTCGGAAGGAGTTTAGAGACTTCCTCTTTTGAATTTGTCTTAGATCATACTGGAATCAAAAGATTTCAGTTTCCATCCAAAAGTTCAAAACATGATTTATCATGGATAGAAGCATCCTAG
- a CDS encoding tetratricopeptide repeat protein, with amino-acid sequence MDRSILAMGIILMLTWPKVVYAQQQKSLSEVDRVTYELFLQKNWDGLIAEGNQALNQGMDYYYLRVRMGIAYYEKQNYHLAARHFEKALEMNYTEEYVKEYLYYSYLFSGRQADAQVLASSFPDSLKRKTNTDQPGFVTGLDLAYNYTGIADPAILDDFTSNVPLDRDGAQFIPRQHHYFFIGLQHHLSPRLSFYHGYSHLQVSHLRYVQASEEAVKENDFPSTLHQYYASANLLVAKGFSVSGGIHFINSGYNSITQIVSGSPGRPTIRSVATRVNNNDLVAFASLYKRFDFITLGASYYRGTVADFIQNQTDIRLILYPFGNLNLYTITTGSYQNQDYKDGNINNRTILDQQIGAKINNWLWAEAYGTFGELENFFLKDGLVIFNRMDLVKQRLGGRLILLPAPKWSLTLDYSYMSNQSQFIQVPFTGENFNQKNYQIHSITAISSWKF; translated from the coding sequence ATGGATAGAAGCATCCTAGCCATGGGCATCATCTTGATGCTTACCTGGCCAAAAGTCGTATATGCCCAACAGCAGAAGAGTCTTTCGGAAGTGGATAGAGTCACTTATGAGCTATTCCTGCAAAAAAACTGGGATGGACTGATTGCTGAAGGAAATCAAGCCTTGAATCAGGGCATGGATTATTACTACCTCAGGGTAAGGATGGGCATAGCCTATTATGAGAAACAAAATTACCATTTGGCTGCCCGGCATTTTGAAAAAGCTCTGGAAATGAATTATACCGAGGAATATGTCAAGGAGTATCTTTATTATTCCTATCTGTTTTCCGGAAGACAAGCAGATGCCCAGGTTTTGGCTTCAAGCTTCCCTGATTCGTTAAAAAGGAAAACAAATACAGATCAACCGGGTTTTGTGACAGGTTTGGACTTGGCCTACAATTACACGGGGATAGCAGATCCGGCAATTCTTGATGATTTTACCAGCAATGTTCCTTTAGATAGGGATGGTGCGCAATTCATTCCCAGGCAACACCACTACTTCTTTATTGGCTTGCAACACCATCTTTCCCCGAGGTTGTCTTTTTATCATGGATATTCCCACCTCCAGGTAAGCCACCTCAGGTACGTACAGGCCTCTGAAGAAGCTGTTAAGGAAAATGATTTCCCCTCTACTCTACATCAATACTATGCCAGCGCCAATCTTTTGGTTGCCAAAGGGTTTAGCGTATCGGGAGGAATCCATTTTATCAATTCCGGGTACAATTCCATCACTCAAATCGTGAGTGGTTCACCGGGAAGGCCAACCATCCGCTCCGTAGCCACCCGGGTCAACAATAATGACCTGGTAGCCTTTGCTTCTCTTTACAAAAGGTTTGATTTCATCACATTGGGTGCCAGCTATTATAGAGGTACCGTTGCTGATTTCATACAGAATCAGACCGATATCCGGTTGATCTTGTATCCTTTTGGAAACCTAAACCTCTATACCATAACCACGGGGTCTTACCAAAATCAGGATTACAAGGATGGCAATATCAATAATAGAACCATTTTAGATCAACAAATTGGGGCAAAAATAAATAATTGGCTTTGGGCAGAAGCTTATGGCACCTTTGGCGAATTGGAAAATTTTTTCCTGAAAGATGGCCTTGTCATTTTTAACCGCATGGATCTGGTCAAGCAAAGATTGGGGGGAAGACTGATATTGCTCCCTGCCCCAAAATGGTCATTGACCTTGGATTATTCTTACATGAGCAATCAGAGTCAATTTATTCAGGTTCCTTTCACAGGAGAAAACTTCAATCAAAAGAATTATCAAATTCATTCCATAACCGCGATATCATCATGGAAATTTTAA
- a CDS encoding tetratricopeptide repeat protein, translating into MEILIPISNQTAGFQQILFRPVKYVFIVLALLLAGQTMAQENIIHAFKKSYDLEKKGNFKSAADQLRSVYQDDSYEINLRLGWLSYQGGQLKESIDYYQKAVNLKPYAIEPKLGLVLPLSVQGEWDKIIEIYQKILQIDPQNSLVNYRMGLIYYNRGNYDKADPYIEKVVNLYPFDYDGLLLLAWNKLYLQKMRESKVLFQKVLMYHPEDESALEGLKLIK; encoded by the coding sequence ATGGAAATTTTAATCCCAATCTCAAATCAGACAGCAGGATTTCAGCAAATACTGTTCAGGCCTGTGAAATATGTCTTCATTGTCCTAGCCCTATTATTGGCAGGTCAGACAATGGCCCAGGAAAATATCATTCATGCATTTAAGAAGAGTTATGACCTGGAAAAAAAGGGAAATTTCAAATCTGCTGCAGATCAGCTAAGATCAGTCTACCAAGATGATAGCTACGAGATCAATCTACGTTTGGGTTGGCTCAGCTATCAGGGCGGGCAGCTGAAAGAATCAATTGACTACTATCAGAAGGCAGTAAATCTCAAGCCTTATGCCATAGAACCCAAGTTGGGCTTGGTATTACCCCTATCCGTGCAGGGAGAATGGGACAAGATCATCGAAATCTACCAGAAAATCCTGCAGATTGACCCCCAAAATTCATTGGTCAATTATAGGATGGGCTTGATTTATTACAATAGGGGCAATTATGACAAAGCAGATCCTTACATCGAGAAAGTGGTCAACCTCTATCCATTTGATTATGACGGCTTGCTCTTGTTGGCCTGGAATAAGTTGTACCTTCAGAAGATGCGCGAGTCTAAAGTACTGTTCCAGAAAGTATTGATGTACCATCCTGAGGATGAGTCAGCACTGGAGGGACTAAAATTGATCAAATAG
- a CDS encoding c-type cytochrome: protein MKPQFNFPATFRLVLITLGLIVLVSVQAKDALQSPSKEGANILLPIEQEHDIKALKLMAQQCFSCHNPDMTGGPQSRLGPPMFMVRRHYYHEGVSKDEFIAGIVSFVKNPSEEKSRMKGAIKNFGLMPGIYVDEDDIKLIAAYIYDNDLSSEEWKKKWEAFKKG from the coding sequence ATGAAGCCCCAGTTTAATTTCCCCGCAACTTTCAGGTTGGTCCTTATTACTTTGGGATTGATAGTTCTTGTATCAGTCCAGGCAAAAGACGCACTTCAATCCCCATCAAAAGAGGGGGCCAATATCTTACTTCCAATTGAGCAAGAACATGACATCAAAGCCCTCAAGTTGATGGCACAGCAATGTTTCAGCTGCCACAACCCTGATATGACAGGAGGCCCTCAGAGCAGGCTTGGACCGCCTATGTTTATGGTCCGCCGACATTATTACCATGAAGGGGTTTCGAAAGACGAATTCATTGCCGGTATAGTGAGTTTTGTCAAAAATCCCAGTGAAGAAAAATCCAGAATGAAGGGGGCCATAAAAAATTTCGGCCTTATGCCGGGTATTTATGTAGATGAGGATGATATAAAATTGATCGCTGCCTACATTTATGACAATGACCTCTCTTCAGAAGAATGGAAAAAGAAATGGGAAGCATTTAAAAAAGGCTAA